The Pseudomonas triclosanedens genome has a window encoding:
- the ada gene encoding bifunctional DNA-binding transcriptional regulator/O6-methylguanine-DNA methyltransferase Ada translates to MMSIELNPERCWQAICERDPRFEGRFVFSVRSTGVYCRPNCPARRPSRSNVAFHIDPAAAEAAGFRPCKRCAPNGPSPREQMDALVAAACEILDRAEKPPTLDELASRIGLSASHLARAFKARTGLTPRAWAESRREQRLAAALPQSRSVLDAALEAGYSGTRALYENAAPLTPAQRRQKGAGERLRYAIAPCPLGQMLLAATDKGICALLFADDADELERQLGERFAAAERVRDDDGLGDWLRQVLAQLDEPEQAAHLPLDLHGSAFQLRVWRALTRIPSGETRRYGELAEQLGSHPRAIARACASNSVGLLVPCHRVVGGAGEGGYRWGLPRKRELLRRESASGNARELPGNADQDQAPE, encoded by the coding sequence ATGATGAGCATCGAACTGAACCCCGAGCGCTGCTGGCAGGCCATCTGCGAGCGCGATCCGCGTTTCGAGGGCCGTTTCGTCTTCAGTGTGCGCTCCACTGGCGTCTATTGCCGTCCCAACTGCCCGGCGCGCCGGCCGTCGCGAAGCAACGTCGCCTTCCACATCGACCCGGCCGCCGCCGAGGCCGCCGGTTTCCGCCCTTGCAAGCGCTGCGCGCCCAATGGGCCGAGCCCGCGCGAACAGATGGACGCGCTGGTGGCAGCCGCCTGCGAAATCCTCGACCGGGCGGAGAAACCGCCAACCCTGGACGAGCTGGCCAGCCGCATCGGCCTGTCCGCCTCGCACCTGGCCCGCGCCTTCAAGGCCCGTACCGGCCTCACTCCGCGCGCCTGGGCCGAGTCACGCCGCGAGCAGCGCCTGGCCGCCGCCCTGCCGCAATCACGCTCGGTACTGGATGCCGCGCTGGAGGCTGGCTACTCCGGCACCCGCGCGCTGTACGAGAACGCTGCGCCACTGACACCCGCGCAACGCCGGCAAAAGGGCGCAGGCGAACGCCTGCGCTACGCGATCGCGCCGTGCCCGCTGGGACAGATGCTGCTCGCGGCGACCGACAAGGGTATCTGCGCCCTGCTCTTCGCGGACGATGCCGACGAGCTGGAGCGGCAACTGGGCGAACGTTTCGCCGCCGCCGAGCGGGTGCGCGACGATGACGGGCTGGGTGACTGGCTGCGGCAGGTGCTGGCTCAACTGGACGAACCGGAACAGGCCGCCCACCTGCCGCTGGACCTGCACGGCAGCGCCTTCCAGCTTCGCGTCTGGCGCGCGCTCACGCGCATTCCCAGTGGCGAAACACGGCGCTACGGCGAGCTGGCCGAGCAACTGGGCAGCCACCCGCGGGCTATCGCCCGTGCCTGCGCGAGCAACTCGGTCGGCCTGCTGGTGCCCTGCCACCGGGTGGTCGGCGGCGCAGGCGAAGGTGGCTATCGCTGGGGGCTGCCGCGCAAGCGGGAACTGTTGCGCCGCGAAAGCGCCTCAGGCAACGCCCGCGAACTCCCCGGCAATGCCGATCAGGATCAGGCACCAGAGTAG
- a CDS encoding ATP-binding protein, which yields MLALPRFRFCCLLLVVLCAPLHAASLALTEQERAFVRAHEPIRVGLFRAGWPPFEVIDEFDQFHGISADYLQLISTRLDMKVRPVLFNTWDEVQAAVQAGEVDLLPSMAMTEERQRYLSFSQPYLLTSSLIFARRDSTIRVLDDLSGRRVAVEQGYAVQELLSKAVPGVAFVLSDDSAGALKAVSTGKADAYVGNLITSSYLIERLSLSNLEVRGDSGLGNSQVRFAVRKELAPLVPLIDRALGNIARSEQEEIQARWLPSLDMFDWMNLLRIAWPWVVGVLALLTFVLVWNRRLSIQVAERARAEAEERRQRSTLLALINAIPDPIWFKDTQGRYLGVNQAFADCLGRRPEQIIGRNDRQLFSRAAGAGRQERDHQALTGSDPYGSEGWVVYPDGRRVLFDTLRSAFHDDRGRLLGLVGVSRDVTARKSTEVALAQARDLAEEAAQLKSDFLANMSHEIRTPLNIIIGLAHLLQETTLDQQQLDYLGKIQGSGQYLLELISDILDLSRVEAGKLEFERIAFDLERQLGELFDLLSIRAASKGLAVRCEIDPRVPAQVVGDSLRLRQILMNYANNALKFTERGEVVLIVELEQEDEDSLLLYFGLRDTGIGIDPAQQDRLFESFRQADSSITRRYGGSGLGLAICKRLAEAMGGSVGVESVEGQGSLFWCRLPMGRVDDAQGLSLESISHVSTVPAALPAPPVAAPGAVESGADVAEVERVCRRLAQLLAADDPRAGRLLGERASLLRSVFNEGYEGISNNVRRFEFEHALESLVNLARERDIRI from the coding sequence GTGCTTGCCTTGCCCCGATTTCGCTTCTGCTGCCTGCTGCTCGTCGTGCTGTGTGCGCCACTGCATGCGGCTAGCCTTGCGCTGACCGAGCAGGAGCGAGCGTTCGTACGTGCCCACGAGCCGATCCGCGTAGGGCTTTTTCGCGCCGGCTGGCCACCCTTCGAGGTGATCGACGAGTTCGACCAGTTCCACGGCATCAGTGCCGACTACCTGCAATTGATCTCCACCCGGCTCGACATGAAGGTCCGCCCGGTGCTGTTCAATACCTGGGACGAGGTACAGGCCGCCGTGCAGGCCGGCGAGGTGGACCTGCTGCCGTCGATGGCGATGACCGAGGAGCGCCAGCGCTACCTCAGTTTCAGCCAGCCGTATCTGCTGACCAGCAGCCTGATCTTCGCCCGGCGCGACAGTACCATCCGTGTGCTCGACGACCTCTCCGGGCGGCGCGTGGCAGTGGAGCAGGGCTATGCCGTGCAGGAGCTGCTGAGCAAGGCCGTGCCGGGTGTCGCCTTCGTGCTCAGCGACGACTCGGCCGGTGCGCTGAAGGCGGTTTCCACCGGCAAGGCCGATGCCTATGTGGGCAACCTGATCACTTCCAGCTACCTGATCGAACGCTTGAGCCTGAGCAACCTGGAAGTACGCGGCGACAGCGGCCTGGGTAACAGCCAGGTACGTTTCGCGGTGCGCAAGGAGCTGGCGCCGCTGGTGCCGCTGATCGATCGCGCGCTGGGCAACATCGCGCGCAGCGAGCAGGAGGAAATCCAGGCGCGCTGGCTGCCGTCGCTGGATATGTTCGACTGGATGAACCTGTTGCGCATCGCCTGGCCCTGGGTGGTCGGCGTGCTGGCGCTGCTGACCTTCGTGCTGGTGTGGAACCGGCGCCTGTCGATCCAGGTGGCCGAACGCGCCCGCGCCGAAGCCGAGGAGCGTCGGCAGCGCAGCACGCTGCTGGCGCTGATCAACGCAATTCCCGACCCGATCTGGTTCAAGGACACCCAGGGCCGCTACCTGGGCGTCAACCAGGCATTCGCCGATTGCCTGGGGCGGCGGCCGGAGCAGATCATCGGACGCAACGACCGCCAGTTGTTCAGCCGCGCCGCCGGGGCTGGCCGGCAGGAACGCGATCACCAGGCGCTGACCGGCAGCGACCCCTACGGCAGCGAGGGTTGGGTGGTCTACCCGGATGGCCGGCGGGTGCTGTTCGACACCTTGCGCAGTGCCTTCCATGACGACCGCGGCCGGCTGCTGGGGCTGGTTGGGGTGAGCCGCGACGTCACCGCCCGCAAGTCCACCGAGGTGGCGCTGGCCCAGGCCCGCGATCTCGCCGAGGAGGCCGCGCAGCTCAAGAGCGACTTCCTGGCCAACATGAGCCATGAGATCCGTACGCCGCTGAACATCATCATCGGCCTCGCGCACCTGTTGCAGGAGACCACCCTGGACCAGCAGCAACTGGATTACCTGGGCAAGATTCAGGGCTCGGGGCAGTACCTGCTGGAGCTGATCAGCGACATCCTCGACCTGTCGCGGGTCGAGGCGGGCAAGCTGGAGTTCGAGCGTATCGCCTTCGACCTCGAACGCCAGCTCGGCGAGCTGTTCGACCTGCTCAGCATCCGCGCGGCCAGCAAAGGGCTGGCGGTGCGCTGCGAGATCGACCCACGGGTACCGGCCCAGGTGGTGGGCGACTCGCTACGCCTGCGGCAGATCCTGATGAACTACGCCAACAACGCACTGAAGTTCACCGAACGCGGGGAGGTGGTGTTGATTGTCGAGCTGGAGCAGGAGGACGAAGACAGCCTGCTGCTGTACTTCGGCCTGCGCGATACCGGGATCGGTATCGACCCGGCGCAGCAGGATCGCCTGTTCGAGTCGTTCCGCCAGGCCGACAGCTCGATCACCCGGCGCTACGGCGGTTCGGGCCTTGGGCTGGCGATCTGCAAGCGGCTGGCCGAGGCGATGGGGGGCAGCGTTGGCGTGGAAAGTGTGGAGGGGCAGGGCAGCCTGTTCTGGTGCCGCCTGCCGATGGGGCGGGTGGACGATGCCCAGGGGCTGAGCCTGGAAAGCATCAGCCACGTGTCGACGGTACCCGCCGCGCTGCCGGCACCGCCGGTCGCAGCGCCGGGAGCCGTGGAAAGCGGCGCCGACGTGGCGGAGGTCGAGCGCGTCTGCCGCCGTCTGGCGCAGTTACTGGCCGCCGACGACCCGCGTGCCGGGCGGCTGTTGGGCGAGCGTGCAAGCCTGCTGCGCAGCGTCTTCAATGAGGGGTACGAGGGCATCTCGAACAACGTGCGCCGCTTCGAGTTCGAGCATGCCCTGGAAAGCCTGGTGAATCTTGCGAGGGAGCGCGACATCAGGATCTGA
- a CDS encoding response regulator, with protein sequence MDSMLDRPEQELILVVDDQPDNLMLMSELLMDRYQVRVASSGVKALRLVQGDPRPDLVLLDIMMPEMDGYEVCRQLKADPHTRDIPVIFLTGMVNGADEQKGLDLGAVDYITKPISPPVTLARIRAHLNLKANADFLRDKSEYLELEVRRRARELQAIQDATLEAMATLCDLRDNPHSHHLARIEHYMRLLGSTLALRDEFAAELSVENIELLARSAQLHDIGKVAVPDRILHSPGQLEEADRLIMQSHTTVGRDALAAAERKLGYPADFLRYAKEIAYSHHERWDGGGYPEGLSGERIPLAARMLTLIDCYDELTSRHAYHTPLSPEDAAGRIRAGGGSQFDPRLVEAFCEAAEGFASIALRYADSDEALGAELQRLEDAVTESIELTPPEP encoded by the coding sequence ATGGATAGCATGCTGGACCGGCCGGAACAGGAGCTGATCCTGGTGGTGGATGACCAGCCGGACAACCTGATGCTGATGAGCGAACTGCTGATGGACCGCTATCAGGTTCGCGTCGCATCCAGCGGCGTCAAGGCGCTGCGCCTGGTGCAGGGCGACCCGCGACCGGACCTGGTGCTGCTCGACATCATGATGCCGGAGATGGACGGCTACGAAGTCTGCCGACAGCTCAAGGCCGACCCGCACACCCGCGACATCCCGGTCATCTTCCTCACCGGCATGGTCAATGGCGCCGATGAGCAGAAGGGCCTGGATCTGGGCGCGGTGGACTACATCACCAAACCGATCAGCCCGCCGGTAACCCTGGCGCGCATCCGCGCGCACCTGAACCTCAAGGCCAATGCCGATTTCCTGCGCGACAAGAGCGAGTACCTGGAACTGGAAGTGCGCCGCCGCGCCCGCGAGCTGCAGGCGATCCAGGATGCCACCCTGGAGGCTATGGCGACGCTCTGCGACCTGCGAGACAACCCCCACAGCCATCATCTTGCGCGGATCGAACACTACATGCGTCTGCTCGGCAGCACGCTGGCGCTGCGGGACGAGTTTGCCGCCGAGCTGTCGGTGGAGAACATCGAGCTGCTGGCGCGCTCGGCGCAACTGCACGATATCGGCAAGGTCGCGGTGCCCGACCGCATCCTGCACAGCCCCGGGCAACTGGAAGAGGCCGACCGGCTGATCATGCAGAGCCATACCACGGTGGGCCGCGACGCGCTGGCGGCGGCGGAGCGCAAGCTCGGCTATCCGGCGGATTTCCTGCGCTATGCCAAGGAGATCGCCTACAGCCACCATGAACGCTGGGACGGCGGCGGCTACCCCGAGGGCCTTTCCGGCGAGCGGATTCCGCTGGCGGCGCGGATGCTGACGCTGATCGACTGCTACGACGAGCTCACCAGCCGGCACGCCTACCACACACCGTTGTCGCCCGAAGACGCGGCGGGGCGGATCCGCGCGGGCGGTGGCAGCCAGTTCGATCCGCGCCTGGTGGAAGCCTTCTGCGAGGCGGCGGAAGGCTTCGCCAGCATAGCCCTGCGCTATGCCGACAGCGACGAGGCGCTTGGCGCAGAATTGCAGCGGCTGGAGGACGCAGTTACCGAGAGCATCGAATTGACACCTCCGGAGCCATGA
- a CDS encoding PA4780 family RIO1-like protein kinase: MKTPKRIEPLIEDGLVDEVVRPLMSGKEASVYVVRCGDELRCAKVYKEANKRSFRQAAEYQEGRKVRNSRQARAMAKGSKYGRKEQEEAWQNAEVAALFRLASAGVRVPKPYDFLDGVLLMEMIADEDGDAAPRLNDVVMEPELAREYHAFVIRQIVMMLCAGLVHGDLSEFNVLVDANGPVIIDLPQAVDAAGNNHAFRMLERDVGNMAAYFGRFAPELRYTRYAKEMWALYEDGKLQPDTPLTGHFDDPEDEADVDAVLREIADALREQERREAGRAAQDGPSNRDEPPPPPWEQA; this comes from the coding sequence ATGAAGACCCCGAAACGCATTGAACCGCTGATCGAAGACGGGCTGGTCGACGAAGTCGTGCGACCGCTGATGAGCGGCAAGGAAGCCTCCGTCTATGTGGTGCGCTGCGGCGACGAGCTGCGTTGCGCCAAGGTCTACAAGGAAGCGAACAAGCGCAGCTTCCGCCAGGCCGCCGAGTACCAGGAAGGGCGCAAGGTGCGCAACAGCCGCCAGGCGCGGGCGATGGCCAAGGGTTCGAAGTATGGCCGCAAGGAGCAGGAAGAAGCCTGGCAGAACGCCGAAGTGGCCGCGCTGTTCCGCCTGGCCAGTGCGGGCGTGCGCGTGCCCAAGCCTTATGATTTCCTCGACGGCGTGCTGCTGATGGAAATGATCGCCGACGAGGATGGCGATGCCGCGCCGCGCCTGAACGACGTGGTGATGGAGCCGGAACTGGCGCGGGAGTATCACGCCTTCGTGATCCGCCAGATCGTCATGATGCTCTGCGCGGGCCTGGTGCACGGCGACCTGTCCGAGTTCAACGTGCTGGTCGATGCCAACGGCCCGGTGATCATCGACCTGCCCCAGGCGGTGGATGCCGCCGGCAACAACCACGCCTTCCGCATGCTCGAACGCGACGTGGGCAACATGGCCGCCTATTTCGGCCGCTTTGCGCCGGAGCTCCGGTATACCCGCTACGCCAAGGAAATGTGGGCGCTCTACGAGGACGGCAAACTGCAGCCCGACACGCCGCTCACCGGGCATTTCGACGATCCCGAGGATGAAGCGGATGTCGACGCCGTGTTGCGCGAGATCGCCGATGCCCTGCGCGAACAGGAGCGCCGCGAGGCCGGACGCGCTGCCCAGGATGGCCCCTCAAACCGGGACGAACCGCCACCCCCACCGTGGGAACAGGCTTGA
- a CDS encoding nucleotidyltransferase family protein, producing the protein MSTLRGEADILALIAAQPERMCWLRGVRDHGPEGAWIGAGFVRNTVWDALHGYAEATPLADVDVLYFVADDLAAETDEAWERHLRKACPGAPWSVRNQARMHLRNGDSAYSDCGDAMRHWPETCTAVALRLCGERLELLAPLGIDDLLALRVRPTERFRAKPHLYRERLAAKNWPARWPKLRMEPL; encoded by the coding sequence TTGAGCACACTGCGCGGCGAGGCGGACATCCTTGCCCTGATCGCCGCGCAGCCTGAACGCATGTGCTGGCTGCGCGGCGTGCGCGATCACGGCCCGGAAGGCGCCTGGATCGGCGCCGGCTTCGTGCGCAACACCGTGTGGGATGCGCTGCACGGCTATGCCGAGGCTACGCCGCTGGCGGATGTGGACGTCCTGTACTTCGTCGCTGATGATCTTGCCGCCGAGACCGATGAGGCGTGGGAACGACATCTGCGGAAGGCCTGCCCCGGCGCGCCGTGGTCCGTGCGCAACCAGGCGCGCATGCACCTGCGCAATGGCGACTCGGCCTATTCGGACTGCGGCGATGCGATGCGTCACTGGCCGGAAACCTGTACCGCAGTGGCGCTACGGTTGTGTGGCGAACGGCTGGAATTGCTGGCGCCGCTGGGGATCGACGACCTGCTGGCGCTGCGTGTTCGGCCCACCGAACGCTTCCGCGCCAAGCCGCACCTCTACCGTGAGCGCCTCGCCGCGAAGAACTGGCCGGCACGCTGGCCGAAGCTGCGCATGGAGCCGCTTTAG
- a CDS encoding nucleotidyltransferase family protein: MRVRPTERFRAKPHLYHERLAAKNWPARWPKLRVESL; this comes from the coding sequence ATGCGTGTTCGGCCCACCGAACGCTTCCGTGCCAAGCCGCACCTCTACCACGAGCGCCTCGCCGCGAAGAACTGGCCGGCTCGCTGGCCGAAGCTGCGCGTGGAGTCGCTCTAG
- a CDS encoding EamA family transporter, which produces MPLRHVLLALLVTLIWGVNFVVIKVGLHDFPPLLFCALRFALAALPLIFLRGPLPAPFWRIVQIGVLLGVVKFGLLFVGMHLGMPAGLSSLVLQSQVFFTVLIAAAFLGERPTPRALAGLALAAGGLLLIGLERPLGDSLLAFLLVIAAALAWAFSNIATKRSGASDMLRLISWVSLIPPLPLLVLSWFFEGPETIGHAVLNINWGGAGALLYIAFLATTVGFGLWSFLLRRYPASQVTPFALAVPVSGLLSGWLFLGEALTAQDWVACGLVFGGLAVNVLPGSLWRRRAAIGN; this is translated from the coding sequence ATGCCGCTGCGCCATGTTCTCCTTGCCCTGCTGGTCACTCTGATCTGGGGCGTCAACTTCGTCGTGATCAAGGTCGGCCTGCACGACTTTCCGCCGCTTCTGTTTTGCGCCCTGCGCTTCGCCCTCGCGGCGCTGCCGCTGATTTTCCTGCGTGGCCCGTTGCCCGCGCCGTTCTGGCGCATCGTGCAGATCGGCGTATTGCTGGGCGTGGTGAAGTTCGGCCTGCTGTTCGTCGGCATGCACCTGGGCATGCCGGCCGGGCTGTCTTCGCTGGTGCTACAGAGCCAGGTGTTCTTCACCGTATTGATCGCCGCCGCCTTCCTCGGCGAGCGTCCGACGCCGCGTGCCCTGGCGGGTCTGGCGCTGGCTGCTGGCGGCCTGCTGCTGATCGGCCTGGAGCGGCCGCTGGGCGACAGCCTGCTGGCGTTCCTGCTGGTGATCGCCGCGGCGCTGGCCTGGGCGTTCTCCAACATCGCCACCAAGCGCTCCGGTGCCAGCGACATGCTGCGCCTGATCAGTTGGGTCAGCCTGATCCCGCCGTTGCCGCTACTGGTGCTGTCGTGGTTCTTCGAAGGCCCCGAGACCATCGGGCATGCCGTGCTGAACATCAACTGGGGCGGGGCGGGCGCGCTGCTCTATATCGCTTTCCTTGCCACCACCGTCGGCTTCGGCCTGTGGAGCTTCCTGCTGCGCCGCTATCCGGCCAGCCAGGTGACGCCCTTCGCGCTGGCGGTGCCGGTGTCCGGCCTGCTGTCGGGTTGGCTGTTCCTTGGCGAAGCGCTGACCGCCCAGGACTGGGTGGCGTGCGGGCTGGTGTTTGGTGGTCTGGCTGTAAATGTGTTGCCAGGCTCGTTGTGGCGTCGACGTGCAGCAATAGGCAACTGA
- the cueR gene encoding Cu(I)-responsive transcriptional regulator, which translates to MNIGEAAKKSGLTAKMIRYYESIGLLAPAGRSASGYRHYTDQDLHTLAFIRRSRDFGFSLEEVGQLLELWQDRQRASADVKSLASRHIDELNRKISELTSLRNTLQELSDHCQGDHRPDCPILKDLESGNCCK; encoded by the coding sequence ATGAACATCGGCGAAGCGGCGAAGAAAAGTGGCCTGACCGCGAAGATGATCCGCTACTACGAATCCATCGGCCTGCTCGCCCCCGCCGGGCGCAGCGCCAGCGGCTACCGCCACTACACGGACCAAGACCTGCACACCCTGGCCTTCATCCGCCGCTCGCGGGACTTCGGTTTCTCGCTGGAAGAAGTCGGCCAACTGCTGGAGCTCTGGCAGGATCGCCAGCGCGCCAGCGCCGACGTGAAATCCCTGGCCTCCCGTCATATCGACGAGCTGAACCGCAAGATTTCCGAGCTCACCAGCCTGCGCAACACCCTGCAGGAGCTGAGCGACCACTGCCAGGGCGATCACCGGCCGGACTGCCCGATTCTCAAGGACCTGGAGTCGGGGAACTGCTGCAAGTAA
- a CDS encoding heavy metal translocating P-type ATPase has protein sequence MNTATLIELDLPVSGMTCASCAGRVERALRAVPGVQDASVNLASEQARVQLSASSGDTLPALVAAVEHAGYEVPAHSLELSIEGMTCASCVGRVERALRKVPGVSDVSVNLASERAHLDLLGAVDTAALIAAVEKAGYTARPIEPDQPVADRQAARLARERWWLAASIVLSLPLVLPMVGDWFGMHWMLPAWVQFLLATPVQFLIGARFYISAWRAVRARSGNMDLLVALGTSAGYGLSLYLWYDAAPGQMPHLYFEASAVVITLILLGKYLESRAKRQTAAAIRALEALRPERATRVRDGIEEDVAIAELRLGDEVLVRPGERFPVDGEVIDGQSHADEALITGESLPVAKGIGDAVTGGAINGEGVLRVKTTALGGETVLARIIRLVEDAQAAKAPIQKLVDKVSNVFVPIVIVIALATLVGWLITGAGWEHALINAVAVLVIACPCALGLATPTAIMAGTGVAAKHGILIKDAEALEVAHAVSAVAFDKTGTLTSGQPSITNLAANDENQALALAGALQRGSEHPLAKAVLDTCTERGLAPVAAQDTQALTGRGIQGRVDGRLLALGNRRLLDELQLQPGDMAESARAWEDEGRTLSWLIEREPQARVIALFAFGDSLKEGARTAIDTLREHSITSHLITGDNRGSAKVVAKALGLDDVHAEVLPGDKADVVVALRKQGKVVAMVGDGINDAPALAAADVGIAMGGGTDVAMHAAGITLMRGDPRLVPAALDISRRTYAKIRQNLFWAFIYNLVGIPLAAFGLLNPMVAGAAMAASSVSVVSNALLLKRWKPRDQQ, from the coding sequence ATGAACACTGCAACCCTCATCGAACTCGATCTCCCGGTTTCCGGGATGACCTGCGCCAGTTGCGCCGGCCGTGTCGAGCGCGCGCTGCGCGCGGTGCCTGGCGTACAGGACGCAAGCGTCAACCTCGCCAGCGAACAGGCGCGTGTCCAGCTCAGCGCTTCCAGCGGCGATACCCTGCCCGCCCTGGTGGCCGCGGTGGAGCATGCAGGCTACGAAGTACCCGCGCACAGCCTGGAGCTGTCCATCGAGGGCATGACCTGCGCCAGTTGCGTCGGCCGTGTAGAACGGGCCCTGCGCAAGGTGCCTGGCGTGAGCGACGTGAGCGTCAACCTTGCCAGCGAACGCGCCCACCTCGACCTGCTCGGCGCGGTGGATACCGCCGCACTGATCGCCGCTGTCGAAAAGGCTGGCTACACCGCCCGCCCGATCGAACCCGACCAGCCCGTGGCAGACCGCCAGGCGGCGCGTCTTGCCCGTGAACGCTGGTGGCTGGCCGCTTCCATCGTGCTTTCGCTGCCGCTGGTTCTGCCGATGGTCGGCGACTGGTTCGGCATGCACTGGATGCTGCCGGCCTGGGTGCAGTTCCTGCTCGCCACGCCTGTGCAATTCCTTATCGGTGCGCGCTTCTACATCTCCGCCTGGAGAGCCGTGCGTGCCCGCAGCGGCAACATGGATCTGCTGGTGGCACTGGGCACCAGCGCCGGCTACGGCCTGAGCCTGTACCTGTGGTACGACGCAGCGCCAGGGCAGATGCCGCACCTGTACTTCGAAGCCAGCGCCGTGGTGATCACCCTGATCCTCCTCGGCAAATACCTGGAAAGCCGCGCCAAGCGCCAGACCGCCGCGGCCATCCGGGCACTGGAAGCCCTGCGTCCGGAACGCGCCACCCGTGTGCGTGACGGCATTGAGGAAGACGTCGCCATCGCCGAACTGCGCCTGGGCGACGAAGTGCTGGTACGTCCCGGCGAACGTTTCCCGGTGGACGGTGAAGTCATCGACGGCCAGAGCCATGCCGACGAAGCGCTCATCACCGGCGAGAGCCTGCCGGTCGCCAAGGGTATCGGGGATGCGGTGACCGGCGGCGCCATCAACGGCGAAGGCGTGCTCCGCGTGAAGACCACCGCGCTGGGCGGCGAAACCGTGCTGGCACGAATCATCCGCCTGGTGGAGGACGCACAGGCTGCCAAGGCACCGATCCAGAAGCTGGTGGACAAAGTCAGCAACGTGTTCGTCCCGATCGTCATCGTCATCGCGCTGGCCACCCTGGTCGGCTGGCTGATCACCGGCGCGGGCTGGGAGCACGCGCTGATCAATGCCGTGGCGGTACTGGTGATCGCCTGCCCGTGCGCCCTCGGCCTGGCAACTCCGACCGCGATCATGGCCGGCACCGGCGTAGCGGCCAAGCACGGCATCCTGATCAAGGACGCCGAAGCGCTGGAAGTCGCCCATGCGGTAAGCGCCGTGGCGTTCGACAAGACTGGCACGCTCACCTCGGGCCAGCCGAGCATCACCAACCTCGCCGCCAACGACGAGAACCAGGCACTGGCCCTGGCTGGCGCACTGCAGCGCGGTAGCGAACACCCGCTGGCCAAGGCCGTGCTCGATACCTGCACCGAACGCGGTCTGGCCCCGGTCGCCGCGCAGGACACCCAGGCGCTGACCGGGCGTGGCATCCAGGGTCGCGTGGATGGCCGCCTGCTGGCGCTGGGCAACCGTCGCCTGCTGGACGAACTGCAACTGCAGCCCGGCGACATGGCCGAATCCGCCCGTGCCTGGGAAGACGAAGGACGTACCCTGTCCTGGCTGATCGAGCGTGAGCCGCAGGCCCGCGTGATAGCACTGTTCGCCTTTGGCGACAGCCTCAAGGAGGGTGCAAGAACCGCCATCGACACCCTGCGTGAGCACAGCATCACCAGCCACCTGATCACTGGCGACAACCGTGGCAGCGCCAAGGTGGTCGCCAAGGCGCTGGGACTGGACGATGTCCACGCCGAAGTGCTTCCCGGCGACAAGGCCGACGTAGTCGTCGCCCTGCGCAAGCAAGGCAAGGTGGTCGCAATGGTCGGTGACGGCATCAACGACGCCCCTGCGTTGGCCGCGGCCGACGTCGGCATCGCGATGGGCGGTGGCACCGACGTGGCCATGCACGCAGCCGGCATCACCCTGATGCGCGGCGACCCGCGCCTGGTACCGGCGGCACTGGACATCTCGCGGCGTACCTACGCGAAGATCCGCCAGAACTTGTTCTGGGCGTTCATCTACAACCTGGTGGGCATCCCGCTGGCCGCCTTCGGCCTGCTCAATCCGATGGTCGCCGGCGCGGCAATGGCCGCCTCCAGTGTCAGCGTGGTGAGCAACGCGCTGCTGCTCAAGCGCTGGAAACCCAGGGACCAACAGTGA
- a CDS encoding heavy-metal-associated domain-containing protein, whose translation MQAFKVQGMTCGHCVRAVTQAVQALDAAAEVQVDLGQGEVRVASRLDDAAILAAIREEGYEAQVA comes from the coding sequence ATGCAAGCCTTCAAGGTTCAGGGCATGACTTGCGGCCACTGCGTACGAGCCGTTACCCAGGCGGTTCAGGCACTGGACGCCGCTGCCGAGGTGCAGGTCGATCTTGGCCAGGGTGAAGTACGGGTAGCCAGCCGTCTCGACGATGCGGCGATTCTCGCGGCTATCCGCGAGGAAGGCTACGAAGCCCAGGTCGCCTGA